The following are encoded together in the Naumannella cuiyingiana genome:
- a CDS encoding ABC transporter permease subunit — MEIAQSLVNGLSLGALYALIAVGYTVVYGIIQLINFAHGEIFMIGAFASLGTWIILGSQTPGPLWQLPLMLLGGIIAAVLVALLTERVAYRPLRNAPRLAPLITAIGVSVILQEAVRLFVAKAAVPYPPVQGVSGEAIDLAGLIIQRSNVFTIGALLVCSGLLWMFINQTSMGRAMQATSQDPDTARLMGINVDRVIMVAFAVGAALAAVAGVAHGLRYGNIDFKMGFMAGLKAFTAAVLGGIGNIWGAVVGGLLLGLVEVLATDWIPGQFGGSAWKDIWAFALLILVLVFRPQGLLGARVVDRA, encoded by the coding sequence GTGGAGATCGCACAGAGCCTGGTCAACGGACTGTCGCTGGGCGCGCTGTACGCGCTCATCGCCGTCGGCTACACCGTCGTCTACGGCATCATCCAGTTGATCAACTTCGCCCACGGCGAGATCTTCATGATCGGCGCCTTCGCCTCGCTCGGTACCTGGATCATCCTGGGCAGCCAGACGCCAGGACCGCTGTGGCAACTGCCGCTGATGCTGCTCGGCGGCATCATCGCGGCCGTCCTGGTCGCCCTGCTCACCGAACGGGTGGCGTACCGACCGCTGCGCAATGCGCCCCGGCTGGCCCCGCTGATCACCGCGATCGGTGTCTCGGTCATCCTGCAGGAGGCGGTCCGCCTGTTCGTCGCCAAGGCCGCCGTGCCCTACCCGCCGGTCCAGGGCGTCTCCGGTGAGGCGATCGATCTCGCCGGCCTGATCATCCAACGGTCGAATGTGTTCACCATCGGCGCGCTGCTGGTCTGCTCCGGGCTGTTGTGGATGTTCATCAACCAGACATCGATGGGGCGGGCCATGCAGGCCACGTCCCAGGACCCGGACACGGCCCGCCTGATGGGTATCAACGTCGACCGGGTGATCATGGTCGCCTTCGCTGTCGGCGCCGCACTGGCCGCGGTGGCCGGCGTGGCACACGGCCTGCGCTACGGCAACATCGACTTCAAGATGGGATTCATGGCCGGTCTGAAGGCCTTCACCGCAGCCGTTCTGGGCGGCATCGGCAACATCTGGGGTGCCGTCGTCGGCGGCCTGTTGCTCGGTCTGGTCGAGGTCTTGGCCACCGACTGGATCCCCGGACAGTTCGGCGGATCGGCCTGGAAGGACATCTGGGCATTCGCACTGCTGATCCTGGTGTTGGTCTTCCGGCCCCAGGGTCTGCTCGGAGCGAGGGTGGTGGATCGGGCATGA
- the pyk gene encoding pyruvate kinase, whose amino-acid sequence MRRAKIVCTLGPASSSPERLRELIAAGMDVARFNMSHGDYPDHERALVAVRETAAEAGRPIGTFADLQGPKIRLGRFGGDGRATLAYGQQFTITTDPILGDGERASTTYAGLPGDVAPGDLVLIDDGRVMLECVDVAGNDVITRVKVGGPISNNKGINLPGVAVNVPAMSDKDLADLRWALRQGFDMIALSFVRTAADCAAVRQVMAEEGRTVPVIAKIEKPQAVQNIDEVIDAFDAIMVARGDLGVELPLEEVPMVQKMIIEKARRMAKPVIVATQMLESMIGNPRPTRAEASDVANAVLDGADAVMLSGETSVGQFPVVAVETMARIVAGTEEQGFDEIADIDWDPHTTGGVIAKVAVEVADRVGAKYVIAFSKSGDTARRVARLRAKMPYFVFTPLDQTRQELTLVWGARSFLTEEVYNFDDLVAQVDETMVGKGLCEPGDKVIVVAGTPVGVPGNTNALRVHKIRDPKTIGSAS is encoded by the coding sequence GTGCGTAGAGCAAAAATCGTCTGCACCCTCGGCCCCGCGTCCTCCTCTCCCGAGCGTCTTCGCGAGTTGATCGCCGCCGGGATGGATGTCGCGCGGTTCAACATGTCCCACGGCGACTACCCCGACCACGAGCGGGCGCTGGTCGCGGTCCGCGAGACGGCGGCCGAGGCCGGTCGCCCGATCGGCACCTTCGCCGACCTGCAGGGCCCGAAGATCCGGCTGGGCCGCTTCGGCGGCGACGGCCGGGCGACCCTGGCCTACGGCCAGCAGTTCACCATCACCACCGACCCGATCCTCGGCGACGGCGAGCGCGCGTCGACGACCTATGCCGGGCTGCCGGGCGATGTCGCGCCCGGCGATCTGGTGCTGATCGACGACGGCCGGGTGATGCTGGAATGCGTCGACGTGGCCGGCAATGACGTGATCACCCGGGTCAAGGTCGGCGGCCCGATCAGCAACAACAAGGGCATCAACCTGCCCGGGGTGGCGGTGAACGTCCCCGCGATGAGCGACAAGGACCTGGCCGATCTGCGCTGGGCGTTGCGGCAGGGCTTCGACATGATCGCGCTGTCCTTCGTGCGTACCGCCGCCGACTGCGCCGCGGTACGCCAGGTGATGGCCGAGGAGGGGCGTACCGTCCCGGTGATCGCCAAGATCGAGAAGCCGCAGGCCGTGCAGAACATCGACGAGGTGATCGACGCCTTCGACGCGATCATGGTCGCGCGCGGCGACCTCGGGGTCGAGCTGCCGCTCGAAGAGGTCCCGATGGTGCAGAAGATGATCATCGAGAAGGCCCGACGGATGGCCAAGCCGGTGATCGTGGCAACCCAGATGCTGGAGTCCATGATCGGCAATCCGCGGCCCACCAGGGCGGAGGCCTCCGATGTCGCCAATGCGGTGCTGGACGGCGCGGACGCGGTGATGCTGTCGGGTGAGACCAGCGTCGGGCAGTTCCCGGTGGTCGCGGTCGAGACGATGGCCCGGATCGTCGCCGGCACCGAGGAGCAGGGCTTCGACGAGATCGCGGACATCGACTGGGATCCGCACACCACCGGAGGGGTGATCGCCAAGGTCGCCGTCGAGGTGGCCGATCGCGTCGGCGCCAAGTACGTGATCGCGTTCTCCAAGTCCGGCGACACCGCTCGCCGGGTCGCGCGGCTGCGGGCCAAGATGCCCTACTTCGTGTTCACGCCGCTGGACCAGACCCGGCAGGAGCTGACGCTGGTCTGGGGCGCGCGGAGCTTCCTGACCGAGGAGGTCTACAACTTCGACGACCTGGTGGCCCAGGTCGACGAGACGATGGTCGGGAAGGGTCTGTGCGAACCGGGCGACAAGGTCATCGTGGTGGCGGGTACGCCGGTCGGCGTACCGGGCAATACCAACGCCCTGCGCGTGCACAAGATCCGGGATCCGAAGACGATCGGCTCCGCCTCCTGA
- a CDS encoding RluA family pseudouridine synthase, giving the protein MSGRLLLVPDGLAGDRVDAAAARMLGLSRSRIAGLIETGAVRLDGEPVTKPSTPVRPGAMLEVELTERPSGVPVVPQTVEGIRIVHDDADLVVVDKPVGVAAHPSLGWEGPSVVEHLAAAGFGIATSGAAERQGIVQRLDVGTSGLMVVAKSEHAYSVLKQAFRDRTVDKVYQGLAQGHLDPPLGTIDAPIGRHPSGEWKMTVAAGGRPSVTHYDTLEVFRGATLLELHLETGRTHQIRVHLSAIRHPLAGDATYGADPVLARRLGLERQWLHAVRLGFVHPGTGERVEFSSEPPADLVHALGVLREE; this is encoded by the coding sequence ATGAGCGGGCGGCTGCTCCTGGTGCCCGACGGGCTGGCCGGCGACCGGGTGGACGCGGCCGCCGCGCGGATGCTGGGCCTGTCCCGAAGCCGGATCGCCGGACTGATCGAGACCGGGGCGGTACGCCTGGACGGCGAGCCCGTGACGAAGCCCTCCACCCCGGTGCGGCCCGGCGCCATGCTCGAGGTCGAGCTCACCGAGCGGCCCTCGGGCGTACCGGTGGTTCCGCAGACGGTCGAGGGCATCCGGATCGTGCACGACGATGCCGACCTCGTGGTGGTCGACAAACCCGTCGGGGTGGCCGCCCATCCCTCGCTGGGGTGGGAGGGCCCGTCGGTGGTGGAACATCTGGCGGCCGCGGGCTTCGGCATTGCCACCTCCGGCGCCGCCGAGCGGCAGGGCATCGTGCAGCGCCTCGATGTGGGCACCTCCGGTCTGATGGTGGTGGCGAAGAGCGAACACGCCTACTCGGTGCTCAAGCAGGCCTTCCGCGACCGCACGGTCGACAAGGTCTACCAGGGGCTGGCCCAGGGGCACCTGGATCCGCCGCTCGGCACGATCGATGCGCCGATCGGCCGGCATCCCAGCGGGGAGTGGAAGATGACGGTCGCTGCCGGCGGGCGGCCGTCGGTGACCCACTACGACACTCTCGAGGTGTTTCGCGGGGCGACGCTGCTCGAACTGCACCTGGAGACCGGCCGAACCCACCAGATCCGGGTCCACCTGTCGGCGATCCGGCACCCGCTCGCCGGGGACGCGACCTACGGCGCCGACCCGGTGCTGGCGCGACGGCTGGGGCTGGAGCGACAGTGGTTGCACGCCGTGCGGCTCGGCTTCGTCCACCCGGGCACGGGGGAGCGGGTCGAGTTCTCCTCCGAACCGCCGGCCGACCTCGTCCACGCCCTGGGCGTGCTGCGCGAGGAGTGA
- a CDS encoding ABC transporter ATP-binding protein: protein MSTAVDPGTSGGVAGAEAPLLSAENVTMRFGGLTAVSDVAMEVFPREIVGLIGPNGAGKTTFFNCLTGLYKPTSGRVVLDGRQLTSSPRKVVEAGMARTFQNIRLFQNMTALENVMVGRYCRTRTGAISAITRAFGFKAEEAATRAKSQELLEFVGLGDSAEHLARNLPYGDQRRLEIARALATEPKVLLLDEPTAGMNPQETRQAEELIFKIRDTGLAVVVIEHDMRFIFNLCDRVLCLVRGKVLVEGTPEEVQSDPRVIEAYIGTSAEAEADLAGDDPTPQRVSDPTPQRVSDPTPQRFSDRPTEGSERDGDA from the coding sequence ATGAGCACCGCAGTGGACCCCGGGACGAGCGGGGGAGTGGCCGGGGCCGAGGCGCCCCTGCTGTCGGCGGAGAATGTCACGATGCGCTTCGGCGGCCTGACCGCCGTCAGCGATGTCGCCATGGAGGTCTTCCCGCGCGAGATCGTCGGCCTGATCGGGCCGAACGGCGCGGGCAAGACCACCTTCTTCAACTGCCTGACCGGCCTGTACAAGCCGACCTCCGGGCGGGTGGTGCTGGACGGCAGGCAACTGACCTCCTCGCCGCGCAAGGTGGTCGAGGCCGGCATGGCGCGTACCTTCCAGAACATCCGGCTGTTCCAGAACATGACGGCGCTGGAGAACGTGATGGTCGGCCGGTACTGCCGGACCCGGACCGGCGCGATCAGTGCCATCACCCGCGCGTTCGGATTCAAGGCCGAGGAGGCCGCGACCCGGGCGAAGTCGCAGGAGCTGCTGGAGTTCGTCGGGCTCGGCGACTCCGCGGAGCACCTGGCGCGGAACCTGCCCTACGGCGACCAGCGCAGGCTGGAGATCGCCCGGGCCCTGGCGACCGAGCCGAAGGTCTTGTTGCTCGACGAGCCCACCGCTGGGATGAATCCGCAGGAGACCCGGCAGGCGGAGGAGTTGATCTTCAAGATCCGCGACACCGGCCTGGCCGTGGTGGTGATCGAGCACGACATGCGATTCATCTTCAATCTCTGTGACCGGGTGCTCTGCCTCGTCCGGGGCAAGGTCCTGGTGGAGGGTACGCCGGAGGAGGTGCAGTCCGATCCGCGCGTGATCGAGGCCTATATCGGCACCAGCGCCGAGGCCGAGGCCGATCTGGCCGGCGACGACCCGACACCACAGCGGGTCTCCGACCCGACACCACAGCGGGTCTCCGATCCGACACCGCAGCGGTTCTCCGACCGACCGACCGAGGGGAGCGAACGCGATGGCGATGCTTGA
- a CDS encoding ABC transporter ATP-binding protein — translation MAMLEVHGLEVAYGRVKAVKGIDFSVEEGQVVTLLGTNGAGKTTTLRTLSGLLQPSAGEIWFDGKRIDGMAAHKVVQGGLAQSPEGRRIFPRLSVEDNLMLGAFARRDRAGVQADLARVFDLFEVLKERRKQSAGTFSGGEQQMLAMGRALMSRPRLLMLDEPSMGLSPLMMQRIMSTIAELQSEGVTILLVEQNAQAALSLADKGYVLEVGSIAFSDTGQNLLSDDRVRKAYLGED, via the coding sequence ATGGCGATGCTTGAGGTGCACGGCCTGGAGGTCGCCTACGGCCGGGTCAAGGCCGTCAAGGGCATCGACTTCTCCGTCGAGGAGGGGCAGGTGGTGACGCTGCTCGGCACCAACGGGGCGGGCAAGACGACCACCCTGCGTACCCTGTCCGGGCTGTTGCAGCCGTCGGCCGGCGAGATCTGGTTCGACGGCAAGCGGATCGACGGGATGGCTGCCCACAAGGTGGTCCAGGGCGGCTTGGCGCAGTCGCCGGAGGGACGACGGATCTTCCCCCGGCTGAGCGTCGAGGACAACCTGATGCTCGGCGCGTTCGCCCGCCGCGACCGCGCCGGGGTGCAGGCGGACCTGGCCCGCGTGTTCGATCTGTTCGAGGTGCTGAAGGAACGACGCAAGCAGTCGGCCGGCACGTTCTCCGGCGGTGAGCAGCAGATGCTGGCGATGGGTCGCGCGCTGATGAGCCGGCCGCGGCTGCTGATGCTGGACGAGCCGTCGATGGGCCTGTCGCCGCTGATGATGCAGCGGATCATGTCGACCATCGCCGAGCTGCAGTCCGAGGGGGTGACGATCCTGCTGGTCGAGCAGAACGCCCAGGCGGCGCTGTCGCTCGCCGACAAGGGCTATGTGCTCGAGGTCGGCTCGATCGCCTTCTCCGACACCGGCCAGAATCTGCTCTCCGACGACCGGGTCCGCAAGGCCTATCTCGGCGAGGACTGA
- a CDS encoding branched-chain amino acid ABC transporter permease — translation MNAVILFLTSFPPLETRRRFAGVGWLLTLIGGVLMLGAPYLPWAYSSDALDDMTYLGGPSGLQFFFLGIAVLVVASAIAGRLTGQMGTPNPPARAPLNLVGAASGAALGGLIYIALALIMIAADGGGLVYVEWGGWIALAGALVAYLGTRLLPPGPVPTLGRSRTPGWLGILAVIFLVGVALLVAAYLLDENDAGSFVVSAALVLAVLLVIMRSGLGSWLGAVGRTHRHVLVFAAFVAAFAFPFTQDGSDANMSIATQVLIFAATALGLNIVVGQAGLLDLGYIAFLGAGAFTAAVLSNSAFSTIGWHPPFPVVVLISAVVAGTLGLVVGTPTLRVAGDYLAIVTLAFGEIFRLVMINLDGSDGPNITRGSNGIPGIPDLNLFGFDFGQSHEILGVTITRFGNYFFLLLLVLALIILVFSRLSDSRIGRGWVAIREDEKAAEAMGVNTFGLKLLAFAGGAALAGVAGAVKAHVDVSVTPDQYIFLESAFLLAAVVLGGMGTIVGVLVGATLLKLMPEKLRFVSEYRLLIFGLLLVIMMRFRPEGLIPSSRRQLEFHESDEELAEHLDAELTGGPPDSGEPAGAPARRSAGEETR, via the coding sequence ATGAACGCGGTGATTCTCTTCCTGACCAGCTTCCCGCCGCTGGAGACCCGGCGCCGGTTCGCCGGGGTCGGCTGGCTGCTCACCCTGATCGGCGGCGTGCTGATGCTCGGCGCGCCATACCTGCCGTGGGCATATTCCTCCGACGCCCTCGACGACATGACCTATCTCGGCGGGCCGTCCGGCCTGCAGTTCTTCTTCCTCGGGATCGCGGTTCTGGTCGTGGCGTCGGCGATCGCGGGTCGGCTGACCGGCCAGATGGGTACGCCGAACCCGCCCGCCCGCGCTCCGCTGAATCTGGTCGGGGCCGCCTCCGGCGCCGCCCTCGGCGGCCTGATCTACATCGCGCTGGCCCTGATCATGATCGCCGCCGACGGCGGCGGACTGGTCTATGTCGAGTGGGGTGGCTGGATCGCGCTGGCCGGCGCGCTCGTCGCCTATCTGGGCACCCGGCTGCTGCCTCCCGGCCCGGTGCCGACGCTCGGCCGGTCGCGTACCCCGGGCTGGCTGGGCATTCTGGCGGTCATCTTCTTGGTGGGAGTCGCGCTGCTGGTCGCGGCGTACCTGTTGGACGAGAACGATGCGGGCTCCTTCGTGGTCAGCGCGGCGCTCGTCCTGGCCGTGTTGCTGGTGATCATGCGTTCGGGTCTCGGCTCCTGGCTCGGGGCGGTCGGGCGTACCCACCGTCACGTGCTGGTCTTCGCGGCCTTCGTCGCGGCCTTCGCCTTCCCGTTCACCCAGGACGGCTCCGACGCCAACATGTCGATCGCGACCCAGGTGTTGATCTTCGCCGCCACCGCGCTCGGGCTGAACATCGTGGTCGGCCAGGCCGGCCTGCTCGACCTCGGCTACATCGCCTTCCTCGGCGCGGGCGCGTTCACCGCGGCCGTGTTGTCGAACTCGGCGTTCTCCACGATCGGCTGGCACCCGCCCTTCCCGGTCGTGGTGCTGATCTCCGCGGTCGTCGCCGGCACCCTGGGGTTGGTCGTCGGTACGCCGACACTGCGCGTCGCGGGGGACTACCTGGCCATCGTCACGCTCGCCTTCGGCGAGATCTTCCGGCTGGTGATGATCAACCTCGACGGCAGCGATGGCCCGAACATCACCCGCGGCTCCAACGGCATCCCGGGGATCCCGGACCTGAACCTGTTCGGATTCGACTTCGGGCAGAGCCACGAGATCCTCGGGGTGACCATCACTCGCTTCGGCAACTACTTCTTCTTGCTGTTGCTGGTGCTGGCGCTGATCATCCTGGTCTTCTCCCGGCTCTCCGACAGCCGGATCGGTCGCGGCTGGGTCGCCATCCGAGAGGACGAGAAGGCCGCCGAGGCGATGGGTGTGAACACCTTCGGCCTGAAGCTGCTGGCCTTCGCCGGCGGTGCTGCCCTGGCCGGCGTGGCCGGTGCGGTCAAGGCCCACGTCGATGTCTCGGTCACTCCCGATCAGTACATCTTCTTGGAGTCGGCCTTCCTGCTGGCCGCGGTGGTGCTGGGCGGCATGGGCACCATCGTCGGGGTTCTGGTCGGTGCCACCTTGTTGAAGTTGATGCCGGAGAAGCTGCGATTCGTCTCCGAATACCGGCTGTTGATCTTCGGGCTGCTGCTCGTGATCATGATGCGGTTCCGCCCCGAGGGCCTGATCCCGAGCAGCCGTCGCCAGCTCGAGTTCCACGAGAGCGACGAGGAACTCGCCGAACACCTCGACGCCGAGCTGACCGGTGGGCCGCCGGACAGCGGCGAGCCCGCCGGAGCACCGGCTCGGCGTTCGGCCGGAGAGGAGACCCGATGA
- a CDS encoding branched-chain amino acid ABC transporter substrate-binding protein, which translates to MAAGAVVLAASLAFTACGTRDAGPGGNTGGGDTKTVKIGVIAPLSGDLSPLGLGIRNSVELAARQANESGAIPGWTIEVAAEDDEAKPDVGRNAATKLAGDPEVIGVVGPLNSSVGQALQPVMDGAGVALISPANTNPTMTRGAKPEESPERPYKTYFRTCTTDSVQGPFAAKYLLDNGIDTVATIHDKKAYGQGLVDAFSKYYTENGGKIVAAETINPEDKDFSAVINQAKGANPKAVYYGGEFPQAGPLSKQMAAAGLNVPLMGGDGIYDPNFIELGGRDGDLSTSVGAPVDTLDSAKAFVDAYNAGGFSEPYGAYGAYAYDAANVLIEAMKTSLASAEDVESAREATVNAIGGVQLQGATGPVAFDEYGDNKTRVLTVYKVEGGEWAPDFSSEFNE; encoded by the coding sequence GTGGCTGCGGGCGCAGTCGTGCTGGCCGCCTCGCTGGCCTTCACTGCCTGCGGGACCCGTGACGCGGGCCCCGGTGGCAACACGGGGGGCGGCGATACCAAGACCGTGAAGATCGGCGTGATCGCGCCCCTGTCGGGCGACCTGTCCCCGCTCGGCCTGGGCATCCGCAACTCCGTCGAACTCGCCGCGCGGCAGGCGAACGAGTCCGGAGCGATCCCGGGATGGACGATCGAGGTGGCGGCCGAGGACGACGAGGCCAAGCCCGATGTCGGCCGCAACGCCGCCACGAAGCTGGCCGGCGATCCCGAGGTGATCGGCGTCGTCGGGCCGCTGAACTCCTCGGTCGGCCAGGCACTGCAGCCGGTGATGGACGGCGCCGGGGTGGCGCTGATCTCTCCCGCCAACACCAACCCGACCATGACCCGCGGCGCAAAGCCGGAAGAGAGCCCCGAGCGGCCCTACAAGACCTACTTCCGCACCTGCACCACCGACTCCGTCCAGGGCCCGTTCGCGGCGAAGTACCTGCTGGACAACGGAATCGACACCGTTGCGACCATCCACGACAAGAAGGCCTACGGCCAGGGCCTGGTCGACGCGTTCAGCAAGTACTACACCGAGAACGGCGGCAAGATCGTCGCGGCCGAGACGATCAACCCCGAGGACAAGGACTTCTCGGCGGTGATCAACCAGGCCAAGGGCGCCAACCCGAAGGCGGTCTACTACGGCGGCGAGTTCCCGCAGGCCGGCCCGCTCAGCAAGCAGATGGCCGCGGCCGGTCTGAACGTCCCGCTGATGGGTGGCGACGGCATCTACGACCCGAACTTCATCGAGCTGGGCGGCCGTGACGGCGACCTGTCGACCTCGGTCGGTGCGCCGGTCGACACGCTGGACTCGGCGAAGGCCTTCGTCGATGCCTACAACGCCGGCGGCTTCTCCGAGCCCTACGGCGCCTACGGTGCGTACGCCTACGACGCGGCCAACGTGCTGATCGAGGCGATGAAGACGTCGCTGGCCAGCGCCGAGGACGTCGAGTCCGCCCGCGAGGCAACCGTGAATGCCATCGGCGGCGTGCAACTGCAGGGCGCGACCGGCCCGGTCGCGTTCGACGAGTACGGCGACAACAAGACTCGCGTGCTGACCGTGTACAAGGTCGAGGGCGGCGAGTGGGCGCCTGACTTCAGCAGCGAGTTCAACGAGTAA
- a CDS encoding response regulator — translation MSTSDERTAAPQATTDDATESATETGAPAPRRVLVAEDEALIRLDLTELLADQGYQVVGEAADGEEAVRLARELRPDLVVMDIKMPRRDGLSAAKEIAEERIAPVVMLTAFSQRELIESAREAGAMAYVVKPFDASDVVPAIEIAVARYAEIRAVEAEVEDLADRLAARKAVDQAKALLQKGFKMSEPEAFRWIQKTAMDLRKPMREVAEGVIEQAKRNEGKGLPKR, via the coding sequence GTGAGCACCTCCGACGAGCGCACCGCTGCCCCCCAGGCCACGACGGACGACGCAACCGAATCGGCGACCGAGACGGGCGCGCCGGCGCCGCGCCGGGTGCTGGTCGCCGAGGACGAGGCGCTGATCCGGCTCGACCTGACCGAGTTGCTCGCCGATCAGGGATATCAGGTGGTCGGTGAGGCGGCCGACGGCGAGGAGGCGGTCCGGCTCGCCCGCGAGCTGCGCCCCGATCTGGTCGTGATGGACATCAAGATGCCCCGACGCGACGGGCTGAGCGCCGCCAAGGAGATCGCCGAGGAGCGGATCGCCCCGGTCGTGATGCTGACCGCCTTCAGCCAGCGCGAGCTGATCGAGTCCGCGCGCGAGGCCGGGGCGATGGCCTATGTGGTGAAGCCGTTCGACGCCTCCGATGTGGTGCCCGCGATCGAGATCGCCGTTGCCCGGTACGCCGAGATCCGCGCCGTCGAGGCCGAGGTCGAGGACCTCGCCGACCGGCTGGCGGCGCGCAAGGCGGTCGACCAGGCGAAGGCGCTGCTGCAGAAGGGGTTCAAGATGTCCGAGCCCGAGGCGTTCCGCTGGATCCAGAAGACGGCGATGGATCTTCGCAAGCCGATGCGCGAGGTCGCCGAGGGCGTCATCGAGCAGGCCAAGCGCAACGAGGGCAAGGGCCTGCCCAAGCGCTGA